atgtagaagttacatatgtattaagaattaaggctcaatacaaggagcggtacatagacatgttgctgtttttgttgctgggtgcacataacacatagtaagaataagacataccgcaagacctattataatatttacacaagaattgctacgtattttattaagcattattatcttaaataaaataaaatatacaaatgttctgtgggtttatttatttttctttactaagtaagtattattttattttccgttgttcaaattattgtgtttggtacctaggtaatcgtttttcatgtcaacttggtaacaggaaatataaaactttcttcaaaaacttttgctggtggttctgaatctgaaaatttaaataagatctaaacacatttattgccaaaaaccctttgcgtgggttcattttgtattggaaatggggcgcttggcactgaaatatactcgagatcatataggtactataaaattaagatcgctattaaggtcatacgtagggtctgtgcggaaagagaagagtcgtaggtataatgtatgggctcccctaaatttcacgacttttctctttccggacactctattagataatgttacttagcagtaggagacggccgctgtcatgatgcggactgaagcggaccattataatacatacctattttaatattttaagatttcttctcatgtgtgtactattttcatcataggtaataaatatgtagccaaatgtagcctgtataatcgcgccgtatactttgcttcctattttttaacacgcaatgtcataattataactcgattattaatgatgtttacgtaattatcatattttgcaatttttgtcttgaatacaattatattttaatttatacattgtttactaacattgatgtttattattttcgtaactatggcaacgtcaaatctttaaaaaattgtagaatgaaggttgagtcagtaacaaagtgacaaaactggtcttagagcatttaataactggagtggccattgagtgcttactgttaggatttaggattagggttccaagcaggaaagaaaagcttgttttaacaccatattggtaatgtttattaatctcaagcaagattacatagtaatggcgtctcatacgagaagaaagaacacctacatttgttttatattgacaaccgaataaatcaaatatcatagtcgtagtagtctcgtaggtatactctttatttttttcctgacattattacttacccctctgccgaaaaacttgcacaattgtgcaaacttttgtatggactgacatggctatttgtacgttacgtacaaatcatgtaggaatagcaatacatttgacgtcccctcccccgcaaaaatcggcagactgttttgtaaagaaaatgacagcgatgacatctcccttctaaatgctcttagtggatggtagaggtaaggaatacaatctccatgtaattaataatgaaaaagtgtccgtcaaaaaccttaagagggaagtatactacgtaatcgtccatacaaaaagagaaaacgtttttccacttgtaaatacgagtatcttccattccccatgatttttagtacggtattgatacaatgaaaaactaggtttatgggttttctttttttggctactctggagagatttagaaaaattataatagctgacagcgtgcccagtttttgcaaatattctcccataaaggagttttctcataaagtcataaaggattctccttacctctaccctccatattcacggctaccatcagtatatgtaacattactttctgtgcatctcatttgcactaatatgcgagagcgagatgcatagatagtaaattacgtagacgtgacaatgtgtcaattttgttatttagttctttaggtgaatcctagaggcgctgtataaaactccgatataactcttgctctgttttttaatatacttagaaagggacagcatcgtttggagtggagtgaagttaggtacataagaccgtaaagaaacgtaaaacgtgactcacggcacgtttattcacagagtgtaagtgaaaaatactctgccaactgatggtagaggcactgtagaatatttttaaaaacatcttttacgtttctttacacGTGAAACAAATCAATAAtgattattttcttttattaaacGAGATTTATTTGGTTTAAgtttagaaaaatgtaacacaatttaactacaaaaaaattactttaaagaaaatgtatttattgtattacaTATTCAGCCAAGATTTCATCAAGATAATGGGTAGATTCGCAGTCGCGAAACGGAAAGTATATTTTGTTATATGGCAACATCAACTTAAATGTCAAAACTGTCAAAACAAAACGGCGTGTTGGTTTACTTTGGTGCAGAACACGTGAAATAggatttatttatgtatttcttCATTTCTTAATCCCTATTTACGCAGAGATAAATAATTTAGTGCTGAAAATATAAGCCATTCTTGATACTCATTTAATGTGCGATGGTGGTAGCTCCAGAAATGTCGAAGCCAATACTAAAAGTTTCAGGTAAATGTTTCTTACACacttttataaaaatgttttagaAGGACAACAATTAAACTATGATGTCTTAATATTTTAGTGTCCGACGATGAAACTTCAAGTGATGATCAAGCATCAGAAGTTTCAGAGAAAGAAGAGGGGATGGAAATTGAAGCATCAGGTGAAGAAAGTGGGAACTCTGCTTCAGGAGAAGACAACAGTGACGATGAAGATGCTGTAATGACCAACAAAGGCTGGGGCGATTCCATATCAAAGATTCTCAGCGCCACTAAACCCAAAAATAAGAAAACTTTGGTATTGTCAAGGGCTAAAAAGTACTCTGCAACAGAAAAGGTAGAAAAGGAAGAAAAACCGGCATTTGAAGTGATTGGGGAAACTAAAGAAGAAAAGCCAGTGTTAAAGAAAGAGGATCCAGACACTTCAGAACCAGCGCCTAAAAAGAAAGTGAgtggaaatatatttttaataaattaatatgaaaaaagtagtaattttttttaagtaccttaTGTACTTGTCATCATGTACAGTCAgtaacaaacatttttttttaataaatcaatTATTGGTGAGGATTGCAAATTGAACATAAAGTACTACTTACTAGTCAACAAcagacttaaatatttatttttagtattaacAATATCTGCATAATACTATTTAGCAGAAATATTATAATGAAGTCGttttttttacagaaaaatGAAAAGCCCTCAATAAGAGTAAAACCCAACATATTAGAAAAGGATAGAGAGAGGTTATTAAACAAGATTGCAACTAAAGGCGTTGTGCAGCTGTTTAATGCAGTCAGAAATCAGCAGAAGACATTAGAGAAGGAAATGGACAGGAGTGATCTATCTGAAGCTAAGAAGGAGAAAATCTTAAAGAAATTTGACAAAAGAGCATTCTTAGATACTCTCATGGGACAGACTAAATCAGTAGTTGTGGATCAGGAGACTAAAGCTCCCAAGAATGAAGTGAAGTCTGAGGAAGAGAAACCTAGGTGGAATGCATTAAGGTATTTTAAAGTAGTAACACTTAAGAAgatacaatgaagtatttgaacaaattaaattatttccaggaaatattttaatttgtttttatcaagtagaaacactactatataaattataaactgaaataaatgtcatatactaagaaaaagtggccaaggcctccagtgccccaggctggaatcgaaccagcgtcctctgctatcgcggcaggtgcctgaaccactcggccaccggggtCACAGAGACGTTAgccactttttcttagtatatgacatttatttcagtttatacttAAGAAGATTCCTTAAGAAGTAACACTTATTTAGTTACTCCTGAACACCTCCTGAACCAGTTTACAATTTGTTGTTATTGAGAAGCTAAGGTACAAGTTGGAACCTGGCCATGtgttacagtcagcagcagaagtcgctatacactccaggtgctcaaagagaggtaaacgtttaaactgtcaaaaagttgttggctGTCatagtagtatttacttgtgagcgcttaacgtgtcacaaatatcttaacagtcgctattcattaatttctacacttataacaagtcattgataccttagctgtcaaaaaaccaatggtatctaagcggtcaacgtgtcaaatatatctgaacaatatggaaaaatagactttaaagcatacaagtatggtcgaatattgaatgaaagatagccatgctaatttcaggtaaagcgttttgacaatcatcgaaagcagtacagtcttgtcatcacatacatccaTCTCACGTTTTatccttcaaccatttgacaggagcgctcggtcaacttactgcaaactatttcttttaacagaatcgtcaaaacGAATGACatatagcgaaagctaactgaagcggaatttagagccaattgtcaaggcacgttgtggtcttgttactaaggcgtttgcttttcaaagcagagaccgcgggttcaaatctaagtcgtacgcacctagagattacagctttttattttttttgggtttcatatctattattaatttcataatttgtgTCTTTTGGTTTTATGCtatgtatataatttttgaagctatgtcacatgtagcgtatgtacgactttctatcagaaCGTTGTAATAGGTTTGAACTCGCAGTGGGTggtacttagattactcctgtgcggaaaaAAGCGCCCAAGTGCgagcccatgaagggttccataGCAGCAAgcaacaataaaattgcggtttacgatgttatgttatgacgtattaaaaaaaaactactagtactactactattactaactagatctcgttcaaaccaattttcgatggaagtttgcatagtaatgtacatcatatattttttttagttttatcattctcttattttagaaatcACAGGGaaggacacacattttaccactttggaagtgtctctcgcgcaaactattcagtttagaaaaaaatatatattagaaacctcaatatcatttttgaatacctatccatagataccccacacgtccTATACGCgatgatgaaaaaaaattttgaatttcagttctaagtatggggaacccccaaaatttattgtttttttttctatttttgcgTGAAAATCTTAaagcggttcacagaatacatctacttaccaagtttcaacagtatagttcttatagtttcggaaaaaagtggctgtgacatacggacggacagatagacaggcagacatgacgaatctataagggttccgtttttttgccatttggctacggaaccctaaaaatggtggtctcttcgaaaacttactaaattaaattaaaggatatgaaaacaatgcattttattaatttcagacatcatatttcatagtaacatttaagCTTAAATaaacctacacaatcgatattaaatagaaatagtcttagttttatttttcaaaacgttcggggttcgattcccgaatgcagtttttcgtgttactaaaatcgatgacatggttcctaagaagagatcggtgtattactgaatcgcaattaaaaagggattgagatagctgtcaatccatattgatttagacgtaagtgtatggaaatctgtcatttctaatccctttctgatcgcggcatgataatatatCTTAttgtatcagattttcccatactggccgatctaaatgggccaccctgtatagtatattttagtacaataagcgggctaaataaatatattaacatatataatatgctctacggtttggaagaacagccgcatatgacagttaaaataaaaaaccgatcattctcgtagaacctacttatttattgtctaagtttgacacttaacgataaaatacttctttaagaaaggaggtgtcaattcatAGCTGcgaaagtatttattttaaagttaaacagataaaatgttgatgcttagttaccattaaaataacaactgcttagcaactggtggcaccctggctgctgacgtacgtgattggcagtgcgcgtaggtattaatgacagcagcttgaatttgagcgcttagttaccactgacattctaaccgttattgtcattgtgattaaataagggtgtatgtgttaaagaaaaactcagaagttaaggtatatgtgacgaactgaaagcctaagtgaaaatgacaactaagatgtccttatttttgtgacgattgaagtgtatatgttttcttggacaccttgcccgctcaggtatatctgctgctgactgtacaactgCAAACAACATATCTTGGCACAATGCAATTGGTTTCTATATCTTGCCAATTGATGTATCGCTCAACTGCACATCAGTGCCTCTCTTACTCGGAACCAACTGCATGTGACACTACACTTCTGCAATCATGTTCAAAATTAACACAGCACATGACAATGTGTTTCAACTTGTACCTTTATGACTTACTTTGACTTTGATGGTGACACCAAACTGATTTTACTATATTatcataactttttttttcagagatgacTTTATGATGGGTGCCAAGATGAAAGACTGGGATAAAGAGTCAGTAGATGAATGATTTTATTacattaattgtaaatacattaataaataatcaATATAAAATCATTTCTTACTgtctaatttaattataattatgtacattgcAATTTATTTGGATAAAAGCTAATagcaattattaaaaaaaatggaattgTGTGTTAGCACTACCTgtattatttttcaatttatttattcatattaaattattttatatacattGTGTAAGCATCATTGCCCACCACATGCTGTGTGATTTGTTTGGGCAAAGTAGAATATATCTTGACAGGGAGATTCCAGACCATAGTTTCAATGGGCACATTTAAGGGTGCATTCCAATCTTTATCTTCGGGATTGGGAAGTAGTTTTTCATTTGTGGTTACAAACTCGAAGTGTAGACGCCATTTTAGTGTTACTG
Above is a window of Cydia fagiglandana chromosome 18, ilCydFagi1.1, whole genome shotgun sequence DNA encoding:
- the LOC134673484 gene encoding RRP15-like protein, coding for MVVAPEMSKPILKVSVSDDETSSDDQASEVSEKEEGMEIEASGEESGNSASGEDNSDDEDAVMTNKGWGDSISKILSATKPKNKKTLVLSRAKKYSATEKVEKEEKPAFEVIGETKEEKPVLKKEDPDTSEPAPKKKKNEKPSIRVKPNILEKDRERLLNKIATKGVVQLFNAVRNQQKTLEKEMDRSDLSEAKKEKILKKFDKRAFLDTLMGQTKSVVVDQETKAPKNEVKSEEEKPRWNALRDDFMMGAKMKDWDKESVDE